The Mesorhizobium sp. AR10 genome includes the window TCGGCAACCAGCTTTATGGCGTTGTCGACCCTGGCGCCTGTGCGGTGGCCGAAGTCTTCGCGGCGGTTTCCGCGTTGCACGAAGCCGCCTGACGGGGAAGATCATGCTTCAATCGCCGGAGACAGAATCGTCCTACACTGCCGAAAGAGTAGGAACGGGGAATATGGGTGACATGACGGCATCGACTTTTTCCAGGCTGGTCGTGGCCGCGGCGGACACGATCGCGGCGCATGCCGACGAACTGACCGCGCTCGACCAGGCGATTGGCGACGGCGACCATGGGCTCAACATGAAGCGTGGTTTCGAGGCGCTGCGTGCGGAAACCGACGCGTTCGCTGCCAAGCCATTGCCCGAGGCGCTAAAGGCGATCGGCACCAAGCTGGTGATGACCGTCGGTGGGGCGTCCGGACCGCTGTTCGGCACGCTGTTCATGGCACTCGGCAAGGAGATTTCGGCTGAACCGGATCGCGCCAATCTGACGGCTGCCTTCGGCAAGGCAATCGAAGCGGTGGCGGCGCGTGGCAAGTCGCAGGTCGGGCAGAAGACCATGCTCGACGTGCTGCAGCCGGTGCATGAGGCGCTGCTGCAGGGAAAAACCGCAGCGGAAATCACTGACGCCGCCGACAAGGCGGCCGACGCCACCGTGCCGATGAAGGCCTTGCGCGGGCGCGCCTCGTTCCTCGGCGACCGCTCGATCGGTCATATGGATGCCGGTGGGCGCTCGGTCGCGCTGCTGGTGCGGGCTGTCGCCGAAAGCATCGAGGGGCACGCATGAGCAATGTCGGCATCGTCATCGTATCGCATTCACCGCTGGTCGCCGAAGGCACGGCGGACATGGTGCGCCAGATGGTCGGCGACGAAGTGCCACTTGCATGGTGCGGCGGAAACGGTCATGGCGGGCTGGGCACCAGTGTCGAAGCGATCATGAGCGCCATCGACAAGGCCTGGTCGGAAGCGGGTGTCGCCATTCTCGTCGATCTCGGCGGCGCCGAGACCAACAGCGAGATGGCGGTCGAGATGATCGGTGGGCCACGCGCGCAAAAGATCATCGTCTGCAACGCGCCGATCGTCGAGGGCGCGGTGATGGCGGCAACCGAGGCTTCCGGCGGCGCCTCGCTCAGGGAAGTGGTGGCGACGGCGCATGAATTGTCGCCGTCGTGAATGAACAGGAATTGTGACAGCATGTCCGCATCCGCCGAAGCCACCGTCCTGATCACCCACGAGGTGGGTCTGCATGCGCGCCCTTCGGTGAAGTTCACCAAGCTCGCCAAGACGTTTTCGGCCGAGGTCGAAGTGGCGCTGGCCGCGAACGGACCGTGGTTCGACGCCAAAAGCATCGTCAAGGTGATGGCGGCCAAGGCGCCGAAAGGCACGATGCTGCATATCAGGGCCAAGGGCGACGGCGCAGGCGAGGCAGTCGGCGCGCTGGTCGAACTGGTGCAGCGCGATTTCGACGAGGGCGCGGACCATGCCCGAACCGCTTAGGCTGCAAGGCATTTCAGCCTCAGCCGGTTATGCCGAAGGACCACTGTTCGATCTCGACCGGGTTGCAGCGCAGTACGCCAGCAAGGTAACCGCCGCCGACGAGAAGGCCGCGCTCGAGACAGCAATCGGCATTGCCACAGGCCGGCTCGCCACGCTGATCGCAACGAGCGAAGGCGACGCGGCCGACATTCTCGAATTCCAGGTCGCCATGCTGGAGGACGATGCCCTGACCGGCCCGGCCTTTGCAGCGATTGCTGCCGGCCAGCCGGCCGATGCGGCATGGCGGCAGGCGCTGGACGCCGAGATCGCCGGCTACGAGACATCCGACCAGGACTATTTCCGCGCACGCGGCGCCGACATGCGCGATATCAGGGACCAGGTGCTGCGCGCGCTGACCGAAGACGGCGACATTGCCGTTCCGGCAGGCGCGATCTTCTACGGCGAGGATATCGCCCCCACGCGCTTTCTCGAAACCGACTGGAGCTCCGGCGGCGGCATTGCGCTGAAGGCCGGGAACACGGCCAGCCATGTCGCCATGCTGGCGCGCTCGCGCGGCGTGCCGATGGTTGTGGGGCTTGGGGTTGTGGGGCTGGGTGCCTCGCCGGCTGATCTTGCCGGCGCAGCACTGCTCGATGCGGAGCATGGCGGCATCGTGCTGGCGCCGTCGAAGGCCGAGATCGAGGCGTTCCGCCGATCGTCATTGTCCTTCGCCGCGCGTCGCGACAAGGCGGAAACCTATCTGGCGAAGCCGGCGGTGACGAAGGCCGGCACGGCGGTGCGGGTGCAGGTCAACATCGCCGATCCGTCCGATGTCGACGGTATCGACATCGCGACCTGCGACGGCGTCGGGCTGATGCGAACCGAATTCCTGTTCGGCAAGACGCTGCCGGACGAGGAGACGCAATACCGCGCCTACCGCAAGGTGCTGGAATGGGCCGGCGACAAGCCGGTGACGATCCGCACCGTCGATGCCGGCGGCGACAAGCCGGTGCCCGGCTTCACCGTAGAGGAGAACAACCCGTTCCTCGGCCTGCGCGGCATCAGGCTGTCGCTGGCGCGGCCGCAGGTTTTTCGCGTGCAGATCCGGGCGCTGCTGCGCGCCGCGGTGCATGGCAATCTGAAGGTGATGTTCCCGATGATCGCCGTCGCTGACGAGTATGCGCGTGCCGTCGCGTTGTTCGCGGAAGAGCAGACCGCTCTTGCTGCACGCGGCATCGCGCAAAAGATGCCGCCGCTCGGCATCATGGTCGAGGTGCCGTCGGTGGCGATCGTGCCGGAGGCTTTTGCCGACGTCGCCTTCTTCTCGATCGGCTCCAATGATCTCACCCAATATGTGATGGCCGCCGCCCGCGACAATGCTTCCGTCGCACACCTCAATTCGGTCCGGCATCCGGCCGTGCTGCGGCTGATCGCTTCGGTCGCCGCATATGGCCGCGCGCAACAGATTCCGGTCAGCCTGTGCGGCGACGCCGGCGGCGAACCGACCTCGATACCGGCGCTGCTCGAAGCCGGCCTGCGCGACCTCTCCGTGGTTCCCGCCCAGCTCGCCATGGCCAAGGCGGCCATCGCGGACGCCTCGGTCTAGGCGCCGGCATGGCCGACAAGACGCCTGAACCCGGTTCGGAAGAGGCAATCCGCGCCTACAAGACAATCCTGTCGCAGGTCATCGACCAGCGCCCGTCGGGCATGCGCCAGCGCCTGGCCGATGCGCTTGGCAAGCACCGCAGCTTCGTCACGCAGATCTCCAGCCCGGCCTATTCGATCCCCATTCCGTCCAAACATTTGCCGGCTATTTTTTCGGTCTGCCATTTCAGCCCGGCCGAGCGCGATCATTTTCTCGCTGCCTACCACCAGGCCCATCCAGGAAAAATGTCGGTGGCATCTGGTCTGCGCAAGACGCGGCATGTCTCGCTGATCGTCCCCGATTTCGGTGACGACAAGCAGAATGCGGCGCTCGACCGGGCGGTCAATGATTTCATCCAGAAGATCACCAGCATAACCGGCAAGGGCGGCGGCTAGTCGTCTATTGCAGGGACTATTTCGGGAGGACGGCCATGAAGAAATTTCTGAATTCAGTTGATACAGTGCTGACCGAAAGCCTTGACGGCTTCGTCGCTGCCCATGCCGACATCCTCGTGCTTGGCGACGAACACAAATTCGTCCGCCGCAAGGCCTTGAAGCCGGGCAAGGTGGCGCTGATCTCCGGCGGCGGTTCAGGTCACGAGCCGCTGCATGGCGGCCTGGTCGGGTATGGCATGCTGGACGCCGCCTGCCCCGGCCAAGTGTTTACCTCGCCGACGCCGGACCAGATGCTGGCGGCGGCGGAAGCAGTCAACACCGGTGCCGGCTGCCTGTTCATCGTCAAGAACTACGAAGGCGACGTGATGAATTTCGAGATGGCCGCCGAAATGTCGGAAGGCGTCATGCAAGTGGTGACCAATGACGATGTCGCGGTCGAGAACTCGTCCTACACCACCGGCCGGCGCGGCGTCGCCGGCACGCTGGTGGTCGAAAAGATCGTCGGTGCCGCGGCCGAGCAAGGCATGGCGCTGAAGCAGTTGAAGGCGCTCGGCGAGCGGGTCAACGGCGCGACGCGCTCGATGGGCGTGGCGCTGACCAGTTGCACCGTGCCGGCGGCGGGCAAGCCAACCTTCGCCATCGGTGACGGCGAGATGGAATTTGGCGTCGGCATCCATGGCGAGCCTGGAAGGCGGCGCGACACGTTGAAGAGCGCCGACGCCATCGCCGGGGAAATCTGCGCGGCGATCGTGGGCGATCTGGGCGACGGCGCGAAAGGCTCGGCGCTGCTGTTCGTCAACGGCTTCGGCGGCACGCCGCTGATGGAACTTTACCTGATGTACAACAGCGCCCGCAGAATCTTCGAAAAAAGCGGTGTGACCGTGATCCGCTCCCTGGTGGGGTCCTACGTGACGTCGCTGGACATGGCCGGCTGCTCGATCACGCTGACCATGCTCGACGACGAGACGGCCGGCTGGTGGGACGCACCGGTGCATACGGCAGCGGTGCGCTGGGGGATATAGCGGGGAGGCTTGCTCCGAGACGCTGGCCGGGCGGCCCTGTCGCCGGTCAGCCTGCGGGGCCTGACGGACCCCCACCTGCTGTCACGCCGGACAATTTTCCGGCTTTGCACAGGACAGGCGCCTCATATTTCTTCTTTGTCATGTCATTTCCCCTTCTCTCGCTAAAGCAGTGTGAGAACGGGCCCACAAAGTCAACCGATGCGCCTTGCCACAACAGGCGCGCTGGCTTCCGTGGTGCTTTTCTGCAACCATATTCGCGTTATTGCCTCCCTATTCGCTACGCTGGCTGGGCTGATGCTGCCACAACTTACGCCTGCCGATGAAAAGCTGTTGCTGAACTACGCGGACCCCGATGCGCCGACGGCCAGCGGCGATCCTGCGGCAAAAACCCTGTCGGCTTTGCTGGTCAATGCCGAGTTTCACGGCGTCCTGCCGATCATGCTGCGCAAGCTGCAGGAGCGTGGCGATGCGCATTTGCCTGAGGACCCGGGGTTGCAGGAGACGCTGTCCGGCTTGCGCCAGAAGTCGACGCTGATTACCGGCCAGTCGATGCTGCTGCAGTACCATGGCGACCGCATCATGAAGGCGCTCGCCGCGGACGGTGTTCCGGCGCGGATCGTCAAGGGTCCGGTCTTCGCGCGGATGCTCTACAGGCATGTCGCCGACAGGCCCTTTACCGACATCGACATCCTCGTCGAACCGGCCCATCTGGCCGATGCAAACCGGGTCATCGCGGCATGCGGTTTCGAGCTTTGCAGCAATGAAGCCCAGTCCCACGACCTGCAGGAGTTCAAATGGCTCGAAAAGGAGAATTCCAGCCTGCTGATCGAGTTGCATGGCGATCTGGTGCATGATTCCGGCATGCGGCGGCGGCTGTCGCTGGGATTCGGGGAATTGCGCACGATCGACGGCGACGCAACCGACACGCCGGCCGCCCTTTTGACTGTCGCCATCGTCCATGCCGCAGGCGGACACAAGTTCCACCGGCTGCAGCTTTGCGTCGACGTGCTGCAGGGCGTGCGGGCCCTGCAATCGGCGGACGCGGAAGCGCGCTTGCTCGAGGCCGCGCGCATGACCGGCATCGAGCTCGAACTGGCAACCGTGCTCAATGTCACCGGCCGGCTGTTCGATGAAAGACGCGCGCTCGACATTGCCGGCCGGATCAAGCCTGATCTCGGCATCCGGCTTGCCCGGCGGCTGATCACCAGGGATACGCTGCTCGGCGTCAATTCCAGAAACAGGATGCGCTCACGCCTGCGCCGCGACGCCTTCCGCTGGATCCAGAGGCTCGCCAAGGCAAAGCCGCGCTTTGTCTGATTAGAGCCTGTTCCATCCCGATGGTATCGGGATGGGGCTCTATCTTCCTTCTTGTTTGACCATGATCTTGCCCGAAAACCGGTTCCCACTTTTCGGGATCATGGTCTGAGCACCTTCAGCGTTTGTCGCTCGACAGGCCGTTCAACCCTGCGCCGCCAACGCCGAGCGGATCAACGCCGCCGCATCTGCCGGCCTCGGTCCCACTTCGAGCGTAAAGGTCGGAACGGTCGAGACCAGTCTGACGATCGTCTCCAGCCGTCGCTTCTGCAGCGGCAGCAGGCCGGTCATGCCGGTTCTGACATTGTCCGCCGCCAGCGCGACCATGGCGTCGGTTCTGGCCATGGCGACGAGCCGGTTCTGGTCATCGGCCGATCGCGCAAGGTGGAGGAGCGCGGCGATGGGCCTGGGCCCCGAGTCTTCAACGCGCACGATCTCGCGCAGGCGTTCGAGCGAGACAGCCTGCTCGCCGTTGCGGTCCCAGGACGGACCGAGACATGGGGATACAAGCGGAACCATCTCGGCGGTCTTGCGGTGGATCTTCACATGCCGCGGCAGACCCCAGGCGACAGCCTTGCCCGAGGCAAAGTTCAGGATCATGGCATCGTCCGAGCAGAGGCCGAAGCCTTGCGAGGCCAGCGCCAGTGAGGTCGTGGTCTTGCCGGTGCCGCTCGGCGCATGGATCAGGACCAAGGCGTCGCTGTCCGGCAGGGTCAGGCCGGCGGTGTGCAGCATATGCTGGCCGCCGGCATCAAGCGCTGCGTCGAGCACCAGCATCCAGAGCGTCCAGGTGATCTTCGTGTCCGGCCGCACGATGATTTCGGCCCAGCCCTCGCCGGCATGGATCGAGGCCGTCTGCCGGCCGGGGAAAATCAGATGGATGACTTCGCCATTGTCGATCATCCGGCAGTGGCCGTCCTCCGGCACTTCGCCGTCGAAAGCCACAACGCCCTCCGGGGTCTCAGCCAAGGACTGCGTCTGGACGATGCGGATACGAAAGCCCGGTTCGACCGGACCGGCCGCGCGCAGGCTGCCAATCATCCTGTCGAGATCCTGCCAAAGCTCGGGGCGTTCGGCTGATATGCCGACGATCTGCCCGTTGAGGGCGTAGCAACCCTGAGCCGAAGGTCCGGTCAAACGGTGCGCGCCTTTGTGGCGTCGGCATGATGGCGATAGATTTCCACCATGCCGGGAAGGCTGTCGCTGACCACCGGCCTGCCGTCGAGACAGACCCAGCAATGCGCGGCCATGCGCGGCGCATGCATCGACTTTGGATCGACGCCGAAACGCAAATCCGGATCGAAGCCGGCAAGGCTCAGGAAGCGATGGGCAAGCAGGCCTTCCCGCAGGCATCGGCGGTCACGCAT containing:
- the dhaL gene encoding dihydroxyacetone kinase subunit DhaL, which translates into the protein MTASTFSRLVVAAADTIAAHADELTALDQAIGDGDHGLNMKRGFEALRAETDAFAAKPLPEALKAIGTKLVMTVGGASGPLFGTLFMALGKEISAEPDRANLTAAFGKAIEAVAARGKSQVGQKTMLDVLQPVHEALLQGKTAAEITDAADKAADATVPMKALRGRASFLGDRSIGHMDAGGRSVALLVRAVAESIEGHA
- the dhaM gene encoding dihydroxyacetone kinase phosphoryl donor subunit DhaM, which produces MSNVGIVIVSHSPLVAEGTADMVRQMVGDEVPLAWCGGNGHGGLGTSVEAIMSAIDKAWSEAGVAILVDLGGAETNSEMAVEMIGGPRAQKIIVCNAPIVEGAVMAATEASGGASLREVVATAHELSPS
- a CDS encoding HPr family phosphocarrier protein codes for the protein MSASAEATVLITHEVGLHARPSVKFTKLAKTFSAEVEVALAANGPWFDAKSIVKVMAAKAPKGTMLHIRAKGDGAGEAVGALVELVQRDFDEGADHARTA
- the ptsP gene encoding phosphoenolpyruvate--protein phosphotransferase; amino-acid sequence: MPEPLRLQGISASAGYAEGPLFDLDRVAAQYASKVTAADEKAALETAIGIATGRLATLIATSEGDAADILEFQVAMLEDDALTGPAFAAIAAGQPADAAWRQALDAEIAGYETSDQDYFRARGADMRDIRDQVLRALTEDGDIAVPAGAIFYGEDIAPTRFLETDWSSGGGIALKAGNTASHVAMLARSRGVPMVVGLGVVGLGASPADLAGAALLDAEHGGIVLAPSKAEIEAFRRSSLSFAARRDKAETYLAKPAVTKAGTAVRVQVNIADPSDVDGIDIATCDGVGLMRTEFLFGKTLPDEETQYRAYRKVLEWAGDKPVTIRTVDAGGDKPVPGFTVEENNPFLGLRGIRLSLARPQVFRVQIRALLRAAVHGNLKVMFPMIAVADEYARAVALFAEEQTALAARGIAQKMPPLGIMVEVPSVAIVPEAFADVAFFSIGSNDLTQYVMAAARDNASVAHLNSVRHPAVLRLIASVAAYGRAQQIPVSLCGDAGGEPTSIPALLEAGLRDLSVVPAQLAMAKAAIADASV
- the dhaK gene encoding dihydroxyacetone kinase subunit DhaK: MKKFLNSVDTVLTESLDGFVAAHADILVLGDEHKFVRRKALKPGKVALISGGGSGHEPLHGGLVGYGMLDAACPGQVFTSPTPDQMLAAAEAVNTGAGCLFIVKNYEGDVMNFEMAAEMSEGVMQVVTNDDVAVENSSYTTGRRGVAGTLVVEKIVGAAAEQGMALKQLKALGERVNGATRSMGVALTSCTVPAAGKPTFAIGDGEMEFGVGIHGEPGRRRDTLKSADAIAGEICAAIVGDLGDGAKGSALLFVNGFGGTPLMELYLMYNSARRIFEKSGVTVIRSLVGSYVTSLDMAGCSITLTMLDDETAGWWDAPVHTAAVRWGI
- a CDS encoding nucleotidyltransferase family protein, which encodes MLPQLTPADEKLLLNYADPDAPTASGDPAAKTLSALLVNAEFHGVLPIMLRKLQERGDAHLPEDPGLQETLSGLRQKSTLITGQSMLLQYHGDRIMKALAADGVPARIVKGPVFARMLYRHVADRPFTDIDILVEPAHLADANRVIAACGFELCSNEAQSHDLQEFKWLEKENSSLLIELHGDLVHDSGMRRRLSLGFGELRTIDGDATDTPAALLTVAIVHAAGGHKFHRLQLCVDVLQGVRALQSADAEARLLEAARMTGIELELATVLNVTGRLFDERRALDIAGRIKPDLGIRLARRLITRDTLLGVNSRNRMRSRLRRDAFRWIQRLAKAKPRFV
- a CDS encoding serine kinase; protein product: MTGPSAQGCYALNGQIVGISAERPELWQDLDRMIGSLRAAGPVEPGFRIRIVQTQSLAETPEGVVAFDGEVPEDGHCRMIDNGEVIHLIFPGRQTASIHAGEGWAEIIVRPDTKITWTLWMLVLDAALDAGGQHMLHTAGLTLPDSDALVLIHAPSGTGKTTTSLALASQGFGLCSDDAMILNFASGKAVAWGLPRHVKIHRKTAEMVPLVSPCLGPSWDRNGEQAVSLERLREIVRVEDSGPRPIAALLHLARSADDQNRLVAMARTDAMVALAADNVRTGMTGLLPLQKRRLETIVRLVSTVPTFTLEVGPRPADAAALIRSALAAQG
- a CDS encoding lasso peptide biosynthesis B2 protein — its product is MADGLLLRALFRGHLWATARLMPVLVGHRSFEAVLRWAPLRSPAPYRGLPSAYIVARVNRTVRHPWLMRDRRCLREGLLAHRFLSLAGFDPDLRFGVDPKSMHAPRMAAHCWVCLDGRPVVSDSLPGMVEIYRHHADATKARTV